The genomic DNA TCGAGACCCCAGCGTGACCACAGATTAGGTAATGAATTTACTGTGCACAGCGCAGGCCTGGAAACACTATGGGGTAATATAACACGAATCCGTAGTGTTGGTCGTGAGCAAGAGTGCGGTGAGCCGTGACTTGGAGATAATACACAGGTTAGATGAAGAAGTCTAGGATCTTGACGCCAATTGGCCTGGCGCGGTCTTCagcgcgctcctgctccagGACCTCGAGCGAGACCGGGTCGCGACGACCGGTGTGGATATCAATTTCGTCAAGGCGCACAAACCGGCTGCGCGACCAGAGCTTGTGGACAACAAAGAACACAATGACAACCGGCAGCGAAATCATGCCGTAGAAGAAATTATAGGCGCGATCGCTCGCGTTCATTTCGCCCTCGCCCACGGGCCATGCGTATGCGTAGAACGAGGCACAGATGACGAGGATGTTGAGCACGAGGCCGATGTACGAGCCAATCAAGCCAAGCGGCGAGGCCCACGGCAGCATCGCAAGCGTGTTGCCTTGCCGCTTCCAGGCAGCACGGAAGCGGATGTGCACGACGGCGATCGTGCCCCAAGTGAAAATCGCAGCGAGACCCGAAATGGCCAGGAGCCAGTTGAAAATGGTAGACTCGTTGTCAGCGTACACCAGGAAACCAATCAGGCCAAAGAGCAGCGAAAGGACGACAGCAGGAAGGGGACGGCCCTCGCGGTCAATGTAGCGGAAGAACTTGGGCGCAAGACCCTGCTCAGCCATGGAAAGCAGGGTACGGCTGGCACCATACACGGACGCGTTACCGACCGAGAGCGACGAAATAAGAATAACCGCGTTGAAAATGGCAGGAAGCGCCTTGATTTGACCCATCTGGATGGCAATCACGAAAGGCGAGGCCTGCGGATCGTCACTCGTAGTAGCACTCATGAGAGTGGGCTCGTTGGGAGCCACAATTAGCGTAATCATGAACAGCGAAAGGATGTAGAAAATCAGAACACGGAAAATAACCTGCTTGCATGCGCGAGGGAGCTGCCTGCGGGGGTTCGAGGTCTCAGCAGCCGCCAGACCGATCAGCTCCGTACCCGCAAAGGCAAAGGCAGCTGTAATAAACACACTGCAGAAGCCCTTGAATCCATTGGTAAATGCGCCGGCCTCCGAGTGCCAGCCCCGGGCACCCATGTAGTAACCACTCGGGCTGCCACCGCAGTCAATAACAATGGCACAGATGATGAAGCCAATGCAACCAATGACCTTGATAAAGGAAGCTCCAAACTCAAATTCACCGTAGCCGCGGACACCAAAGAAATTGATGGCAGTAATGATCAGGAAACCAATCGCGATCCATACACCAGGAGACACGACTTGGTCCTTGTCCCAGTATTTGATGAtcatcgccgccgccgtcaATTCAAGCGGCAGCGAGACAAACCATTGCAGCCAGTAGTTGTACCCCATGGCAAAACCCCACGAAGGGTCAATAAAGCGAGTAGCATAGGTCGAGAAGGCACCCGTCACAGGCAGTACGGCGGCAAGCTCACCGAGACTAAAGATGATGCAGATAAGCATGACAGCGACGATGATGAAGCCTAGCATCAGCGAACCCGGGCCACCCGTCGCAAGATTTTCACCGGAACCGATAAACAGACCCGTTCCGATACTGCCACCCAGGGCAATAAACTGAATGTGACGACCTTGCAGACTGCGCTTTAGCGCCGTCTTTTCAGGGACGAATGCCACACCGCCATCTTCGGTCTTGACAGCGACAGCCGTGTTGGAGTAGTCCTCCTTTCCCAACATCTCGGTGGGCTTCTCCGAGGGGGAATGCTCAGGGTTCTCGATGGCATAGCTCGGATCCCTGCCGTAACCCTCGACGGCTGGCTTGAAGCCGTCAATCCAATTTTTAACGATCCTCATGGCCGAGGACACAACGGAAGAGACAGTGGCTAACGGGCAACAATGACCCTTTACAAAAGGATATCAATTTTAACAGGCAAACTTCCGCAAATATGTTTGGGTAGGGTGAAATCAGGTGGCACTGGGCCAATTAAGTCCCGTGATTCGGTGCATTTCTCGTTATCTACCTGATGGggatgcgctcgcctgGGATTTGATGGACTCCGTTTGATAAGATGGAGGCAGCCGCAGCAAATCCCTCATTGGCCCCTTCGCCGATCTAGTTTATATAATCGATCGTAGATACCGCGGTAAAAAAGGTTCGCTCGGAGTCCAAGgggagcgccgcagcgcggtgcGAGAGGGGGACCATGCTGCGCGTAGGGATATATAATCTTCTATTTTAGAAAATGAACGTCATCACCTTGGACCACCAAGATTGCTGCCGTGCTTCGGCCCGCTCCTGTTCCAGGACCTCTTCGGAAACAGGGTCGCGGCGCCCAGAGTGGATATCAAAGTCTTCCAAACGCACAAAGCGGCTGCGCGTCCAGAATTTGTGACCCAGGTAAAGTACAATGACAAAGATCAGCGAAATCATGCCCAAGAAGAAGTCGTGAGCACGTCTCTTAGGTGTCATTTCGCCTTCACCGATGGGGAATGCCGACACATAGAAAGTGCCAATGATGACGAGAAGGTTAAAAACAAACCCGACATAGGAGCCGATGATGCCAAGAGGTGACGCCCATGGCAATTGTCGGAGTGTATTTCCTTCGCGCTTCCACGCAGCACGGAAGCGGATGTGCGCCCAGCAGATGGATATCCAGGCAAAGATGGAGTTGAAACCAGCCAGACTCACGAACCAGTTCTGGAGTTAGTAATGCAACGTACAAAGATTTCCACCTCGGTCGAGGAGTAGATCAAAAATCCCAGCGGGCCCAGGAGGAGTGCAAGAAGCACGGCAGGAAGCGGCCTGCCGTTGCGGTCCACATAGGTAAAGATTTTGGGTGCCTGGTCGTGCATGGCAAGGGCTaggagcgtgcggctcGACGCATACACACTCGCATTACCCACAGACAAGGTTGAGATGAGAATAATGGCATTGAAGATGTCGGGGAGTACCTTGATCGCGCCAATTTTGATTGCAATCACAAAAGGTGATGTGCGGGTATCGTAATCTCCACCTTGCAAACGCGGGTCATCGTACGGGACGATAAGCGAGACCATGAACAGAGACAGAATGTAAAAGAGCAAAACACGGAAAACAACCTGCTTGCAGGCGCGGGGCAGCTGCCTCCGAGCATCGGCGGTCTCGGCAGCCGCGAGACCCACCAGCTCGGTACCAGCAAAAGCGAACGCAGCCGTGGTGAAAACGGAGCAGAAACCCTTGAAACCGTTCTGGAAAGCGCCGCCAGCCAAATGCCACGTATGCGCACCCATATATTGGCCCGAAGGCGAGCCACCGCAGTTGATGACAATGGCGCAAATGATAAAACCGATGCATCCAAGAACTTTGATGAAGGAGGCAGCGAACTCGAATTCACCATAACCTCGCACACCAAACAGGTTAATAAAAGCAATGATGACGAGCGATATGGCCACCCACACGCCACTTGGTATCTTCACATGGGGGTCCCAGTACTGAATGACCATGGCAGCCGCGATACTttcgagcggcagcggaGTAATCCAGCCAATCCAGTACACCCAGCCCATGGCGAAACCCCAGGAAGGGTCAATGAACCGTGTAGAGTAGGTAGAGAAAGCACCCGTCACTGGCAGCACGGATGCCagctcgcccagcgcgaACACGACAGTGATAACAAGGATCGAGATGGTCAGGAACCCGACGATCAGTGACCCCGGCCcaccgtcggcgagcggggAGCCAGATCCGATAAACAGACCCGTTCCGATACTTCCTCCCAGCGCAATAAACTGGATGTGTCTCCCCTGCAGGCTGCGCTTCAGGTTGGCATCTTCGGTCGAGTAAACGCCTCTGTTATCCTCGAGCTGGGGCTCGTTCAGGGCGCTTGAACCGCGGTCGTTGCCGTAGGACTCATGGTCCGAAGCCATGGACATGGACTTCAGCGATTGTGATTCGAACTTCTCATCTGTGTTGGCCTCTTGACGCCTGAAGCCGTCGACCCATCGCCGAAAAAGACTCATTACACTTGCGCAACCGCGACCGACGGACCTCGACTGCGAAGATTGATCAGAGTTTTGTTCATCAACTCTGACACGCCTCCCATCCATTGGCCGATTTTGCAGTTCGCACGCAAGAAACCGAAATTATCATCTTTTAGTCAGATATCAGCCACTGTCAGTGTTATCGTACAACGCCATTGGGCGATCAAAGAACCAAAGGAGTGGAGAAGCGCACCAAGCCCAACGAGCGAATTGGTCCCTCGGCCGAAAAATATTTCTCCCCGCACGGCGCAAAGCCAGGGACTTATCGACGAACGATGAGCGGCGAGCCCGAACCGCACGACCCTCGCGCGAAGCTCGACCGCCATGAGGCAGGCAGCCGTCCTGCACGGAAAGCGCGTACGAATGCCGAATTTGTTCTAGGCTATGCCGAAGAGTCGCCCGAgacgagccgctcgcgggCACCGCCCGAAAAAGGGACGTCCGTGCAAGaaggacgtgcgcctcgccactCGCGGCGTTTTGGTCGGCCGGACCGTAACTCATCCGAGGACTCGATTGCAAACATGCCGCGCAATGACTCGATCCGGAgcctgcaggcgctgcagcacctgATGGATCATCGCTCTGGCTACTACGAGGAAGCGCGCAAAGACTCTGCGGCGCTGAACGCGATGAGCAACCCCGGCCTGCGCGAATTTTACGAGGAACAAAACGAAGTGCTGGATGGATGGCGCGAGGtggacgaggtgctcgagagCCAGTTCCCTATGGAAGTCATGCGCCGATTTTCGGTCCCTACTTTCTCCATGCCGCATTTCCGTCCGGAGCTCTTCctctcgtcgcggcgcaaTGTTACGTCACCCCGTCAAGTCGAGGATGATGATGGGTATGCGACCGATGAGGAGAGTGATTCGATCTGGACGCATCCCTTCTCGCACAATTCGCAccgccggcagcgccgcatcagcgagcgtgcgctcacGTCCCTCTCTGGATTTTTCAATATGGAGCAGAATGCGCTCGCACGCAGTAtggcgtcggtgcgcagcgacacggGCCCTGAGAGTTCGCCCGAGCGTGCGATTGGATTTGGACAGCACATTCGCCAGAGCCACGATGCGAGCAAACTGGTCGATTTGCAGGAGGAGGGCGATGGCGCCGAGATGAAGGATGAGCCGAAACCGACCGAAGGTACGCCGCTCATGGCAAACAAGCGCGACAAGCAGGACCGCAGTCTTGTGCGCCAGGTCCTCAGCGCCAACCCGGCCGTGACAGGCATCCCCGCCACCGAACAGCCCGAGaatgccgaggcggcgctcaacGGAGCGGCGGCCAAGACGCGCGACATGGTGTGGACCAAGGCAGACCGTGACCGGAACGACCTGCTTCAAAATGTGCCGACGCACCAGCGCAAGCTGGACTCGGACTCGTTTGTGCAGATGTACATCAACGTGAATCTGGCCATCAACTTTGTTCtggtgctcggcaaggtcgTCGCCGTCTTTTCGTCCAATTCCGTGTCGCTGATGGCGAGCTTGGTGGACAGTGCGCTGGATCTGCTCTGTACGGTCGTCATCTTTATGACGTCAAAAGCGACGGCCTACCGGAGCTGGAACACGTTTTACAAATACCCCGTCGGCAAACGGCGTCTGGAACccctcggcgtgctcatCTTTAGCGTGCTGATGGTGGTGTCCTTTTTGcaggtgctgctcgagtcgATCAACCGTCTTTTAACGGTGATGCACCACAAGTACGGCACCGACAGCGGCCTCCCCCCAATTGGTATATTTTTCATGGTCCTCACGATTGTCATCAAGTCGGTGATGTGGGTGTGGTGCCGGCACAGCAAGAactcgagcgtgcgtgcgatTGCGCAAGACTCGGAAAACGACGTGATGTTTAACATCTTCTCGCTCGTCTTCCCGATGCTCGACAAGTACCTCGGCTGGCACGTCTTGGACCCGATCGGCGGTGGCCTGCTCTCCCTGTACATTATCTCGGAGTGGGTCGCGACGCTGGCCGATACTACCTCGAAGCTCACCGGCAAGGTTGCGAGCGCGCAGGACGTGAGTCGCTGCCTGTATCTTGTTTCGCGCTTCTCGCTGGTGCAGGCGATCTCGGGCTTTGAGCTGTACCATGCCGGCGACACGatggtcgccgaggtggACGTTGTGCTTCCCCTCAGCTTCCAGCTGAAAGAGGCccacgacctcggcgagatTATCACCTACTGCATCGAGAGCCTCTCCggcatcgagcgcgcctACATTCACCTCGACTACAACCCCGCCGGCCAATCAGGGCACATTGGCCAACGTGGATAGCCCGATAGCCCGATCTCTCATCATCATGGTGGCAACGCGTGCATGGATCGCCGCACGGGGCATCGGCTTGCAAGCCGCGCcccgtgctgcgctgcgcgcacgGATGGCGCCAATTCCAATGCGCCGCATTGAGCCGGTGCGTGtgcaggcgcgccacgctagcactgcgcggccgctcggcacTGTGTCGGTCAAGGCCGGCGTCCTATTTGCGGGTCTCACGGCTCTTGCGTTCGGCCTGACGGTGTACGGCGTGTGGGAGTATCTTGCCGCGTTCCGTGTGTGGCCcaaggagctgcgtgagccgctgcgtgcggccctCAAGGCCAAGAACCGCGGAAACCTCGCGCGGAGCGCCAAAAAGTTCCGCGAAGCGCTCGACATTGCCCGCTCCCTCGagccgcgcgtgctcggcgcggatcCCGTGCTGAAGATTTCCGGTATTGCGATTGCGCTTTCCGATGTGCTGGAGCAGGACAACAAGTtccaggacgcggcgcttgtctacctcgatgcgctggacgaggtcCTGGGCCGTGGCGCGTACGCAGCGGATGCTGCGCCCCCCCGCACCGCGCTCGAACGCATGCGTGCGGTTGGGCTCGCGCAAAAGATTGGTgatctcgccgagcacaaTGGGGCGGTCGTGCCTGCGTTTGacgacggcgtcggccgcaaGACGAATGACCCTGCTGAAGGCTACCTGTCGTGgagcgtcgacgagctcctgcgcctgctgcgcagcgagcgtgcgcaaggTGAGGAGCCTACTCTGCTCTCTGAGCTGCACCTCCCTCCGTGGGTCGCCAAGCAGGACATTGGCGCAagtgtcgaggcgctcggtgcgttctatgcggcgcgtggcgtcgccgagtacgccgtgccgctctACCTGCAGGCCATCTCGATTCTGCTGCCGGCTGCCGGTACGGGCCAGAagagtgcgccgccgaccgtcgccgagcggtgCCGTGCGGCGATCCTCATGAACAATATCAGCCAGGTGCTTGCGCAAGGCAAGCGTCCTGCGCTGCCCGaaggcgcgcctgcgccgagcgcctcgcccctCGACCAGGCGTCTGCGTGGGCGACCAAGGGTCTGGACCTCGCGACGATCACGTCGTACCGCGCCGGTTTCCTCTCGAGCCtgccggacgacgagcaggagTGGCTGCTGCGTTTCAGCGGTTTCGACCCTGCCAaggtcggcctcgcgccagTGGTCGAGGCGCAAAACACAGAGCGCTTCGACCAGGTGAAGAACCAgtgcctcggcacgcagtTTGTGCTTCTGTACAACCTCGCGATGTACCACGAGATGCGGAGCGACCAGGACACGGCACGGACGCTCTTCCGCCGTGCGATGCGCCATGCcgaccgcctcgggctgcgcgaggcgcgggcGCAGTGTGCGCGTTCGCTCGCTCGTATGGACCGCAAGTAGCTATGTAGACCAGCGTGGATCCTTTGGCCCGTGGCGCTCCCAGACCTTGCTCGGCCACCCCTGGaagcggcggccggcgacggtggcgcgcggccgtgccggcgcgcgtggcggCGCCATGgtgtcgagcacgaccggcggcggctcgtcgaggccgagctcgacgcggagctcgtcgagcggctgcTCCCAGCGCTTTTCCCACTCGATGCCGATCAGCGGCAGGCGGATATTgcgtccgaggcgcacggcccacggcgcaagcgactggagctgcgcggtgAGCGTTGCATTCTCTTTGGCAAAGAGGGCACGGCGGTCGTCGTtcacgaggcgcagcgagccgccgagcgccgagagcgcggcgactGGGAGGTGCATGTGTGCCATTTCAAAGTACTTGACGAccgtctcgccgagcgtcgacgtcggcatGCCGAGGAGGACGTGGTAAAAGTCGTGTGTTTCGCGGTAGCGCTGGATGACGTATcgcgtctcgagcgtcggcatGTACCGTGCCTCGCAGCGGCCGTCCGGTCCGACGTTGTTCGCCTTGAGCCAGCGCACCCACTCCTTGCCGAACGTGTCGTCCGGCAGCGCCCACAGCGCCGGGAGATCGATCGTGCGCGAGTTGATCGACGGGCGCGCGGCCATCAGGCGGCGGCCCTCGTGCGTCTGGCGCATctgctgcacgagccgATCAATGTTCGGATAGGACGACACCTGCGTCAGGACCGAGAGCAGGTCGCCGCGGCTGGGATTcacgagcaggccgagcgcgctgcctgcgccgagcagcgcgcgctcccAGAACGGCGCGTGGATCGCATAGCCAGGCTTCTCGTGCTCTTCGTGTGCATGCCGGTCGcccaggcgcgccgccgaaacgtgcagcgcacgcacgccccgcgccgcgccgccgactcGTACGAGGCCCCGCATGGTGTGCTGAGTCAGCTTAAAAAGTCATGGCGCCCAAGCTGTGTGCGCTGTGTgaggcgtcgcgcgcggtgctgcggcgccccAAGACCGGGCAGATGGTGTGCAAAGAGTGTTTCTTTTACGTGTTCGAGACAGAGGTGCACAATACCATAacgagcgcgcgcctttTTTCGCGgggcgaccgcgtcgcgatCGGCGCGAGTGGCGGAAAAGATTCGACGGTGCTTGCGCATGTGATGAAGACGCTGAACGAGCGCTACGACTATGGCCTCGAGCTGATTCTGCTGAGCATTGACGAAGGCATCACGGGCTACCGCGAcgactcgctcgagacCGTCAAGCGGAATCAGGAGCAGTACAACATGCCGCTGACCGTCCTGGGCTACAAAGAGCTCTACGGCTGGTCGATGGACGATATTGTCGCGAGTGTCGGGCGCAAGAACAACTGCACGTTCTGCGGCGTGTTCCggcggcaggcgctcgaccgcggcgcggcgtcgctcggcgtggaccACATTGTGACCGGGCACAATGCGGACGACATTGCCGAGACGATCCTCATGAACGTGCTGCGTGGCGAcattgcgcgcctcgagcgctgCACCGAGATCATTACCAAGGGCCctgagctcgacgaggatgcCCAGgggtgcggcggcggcgcatcgttcggcggcagcggcatcAAGCGCAGCAAGCCGTTCAAGTACGCGTATGAAAAAGAGATTGTGATGTACGCCTACTTTAAGCAGCTCGACTACTTTTCGACCGAGTGCATCTACTCGCCGAACGCGTACCGTGGGTACGCACGCACTTTTCTCAAGGACCTCGAGAGCAtccgcgcctcgagcattATCGATATTATCCATGCGGGCGAGAATCTGCACGTTGCGGGGCAGGTCAagcgcgcggtgcagcgcacctgcgagcgctgcggctACATCTCCTCGAATGCGCTGTGCAAGGCAtgcgtgctgctcgaggcgctcaacCGCGGAAAtcccgcgctcggcatccgcTCGGACAAGTCGCGGaccgtgcgcgaggagcgcgacgaaaACATCGGGCGGACGATTCCCAAGTGGCAAGGTGTCCAagcagcgagcgcgtcggcgaaTGCGTGGTAGAGTGCTGGGCACTTTTTGTCTATAGCCTGTACTAtagggcgcagcgcgcatAAAGGTACAACTGCCGCGGCAGTACATTGTCGCGCCTAGCGCTTGAAAATCGTCACAcagtcctcgtcctccagGACGTGGTCGCCGCCCACGCGCTGGCCACGGGGGTGCTTGGCGGACGTGCCCCAGACCATGGCGTACTTGAACTGCTTGAAGATCTCGCGGTGGATCGCATTGCAAAAGTCCTCCACGGTGCACTTGCcacggcgcagcacgaccGGGGCCGTGTAGTCCGGCGGGCTCTTGCGCGGCTTGGTGTAGATGCGCACGAGGTTCAGCTCGTCCCACATCTTGTccaccagctcgtcgacgttcAGCCACTCGCGCGAGGAGATCGGGACCGACTGCGGGATCTTGTACAGCaggtcgagctcctcgatcGAGATGCTGTCG from Malassezia japonica chromosome 1, complete sequence includes the following:
- a CDS encoding uncharacterized protein (EggNog:ENOG503NUN0; COG:E; TransMembrane:12 (i78-95o107-135i156-177o189-207i219-241o261-282i303-323o358-383i404-423o429-453i474-496o516-536i)) is translated as MRIVKNWIDGFKPAVEGYGRDPSYAIENPEHSPSEKPTEMLGKEDYSNTAVAVKTEDGGVAFVPEKTALKRSLQGRHIQFIALGGSIGTGLFIGSGENLATGGPGSLMLGFIIVAVMLICIIFSLGELAAVLPVTGAFSTYATRFIDPSWGFAMGYNYWLQWFVSLPLELTAAAMIIKYWDKDQVVSPGVWIAIGFLIITAINFFGVRGYGEFEFGASFIKVIGCIGFIICAIVIDCGGSPSGYYMGARGWHSEAGAFTNGFKGFCSVFITAAFAFAGTELIGLAAAETSNPRRQLPRACKQVIFRVLIFYILSLFMITLIVAPNEPTLMSATTSDDPQASPFVIAIQMGQIKALPAIFNAVILISSLSVGNASVYGASRTLLSMAEQGLAPKFFRYIDREGRPLPAVVLSLLFGLIGFLVYADNESTIFNWLLAISGLAAIFTWGTIAVVHIRFRAAWKRQGNTLAMLPWASPLGLIGSYIGLVLNILVICASFYAYAWPVGEGEMNASDRAYNFFYGMISLPVVIVFFVVHKLWSRSRFVRLDEIDIHTGRRDPVSLEVLEQERAEDRARPIGVKILDFFI
- a CDS encoding uncharacterized protein (EggNog:ENOG503NUN0; COG:E; TransMembrane:12 (i49-69o75-104i125-149o155-176i188-210o230-251i272-293o325-350i371-390o396-420i441-463o483-500i)), with protein sequence MSMASDHESYGNDRGSSALNEPQLEDNRGVYSTEDANLKRSLQGRHIQFIALGGSIGTGLFIGSGSPLADGGPGSLIVGFLTISILVITVVFALGELASVLPVTGAFSTYSTRFIDPSWGFAMGWVYWIGWITPLPLESIAAAMVIQYWDPHVKIPSGVWVAISLVIIAFINLFGVRGYGEFEFAASFIKVLGCIGFIICAIVINCGGSPSGQYMGAHTWHLAGGAFQNGFKGFCSVFTTAAFAFAGTELVGLAAAETADARRQLPRACKQVVFRVLLFYILSLFMVSLIVPYDDPRLQGGDYDTRTSPFVIAIKIGAIKVLPDIFNAIILISTLSVGNASVYASSRTLLALAMHDQAPKIFTYVDRNGRPLPAVLLALLLGPLGFLIYSSTEVEIFNWFVSLAGFNSIFAWISICWAHIRFRAAWKREGNTLRQLPWASPLGIIGSYVGFVFNLLVIIGTFYVSAFPIGEGEMTPKRRAHDFFLGMISLIFVIVLYLGHKFWTRSRFVRLEDFDIHSGRRDPVSEEVLEQERAEARQQSWWSKVMTFIF
- a CDS encoding uncharacterized protein (EggNog:ENOG503NV93; TransMembrane:4 (i376-398o404-425i446-467o487-508i); COG:P); this translates as MSGEPEPHDPRAKLDRHEAGSRPARKARTNAEFVLGYAEESPETSRSRAPPEKGTSVQEGRAPRHSRRFGRPDRNSSEDSIANMPRNDSIRSLQALQHLMDHRSGYYEEARKDSAALNAMSNPGLREFYEEQNEVLDGWREVDEVLESQFPMEVMRRFSVPTFSMPHFRPELFLSSRRNVTSPRQVEDDDGYATDEESDSIWTHPFSHNSHRRQRRISERALTSLSGFFNMEQNALARSMASVRSDTGPESSPERAIGFGQHIRQSHDASKLVDLQEEGDGAEMKDEPKPTEGTPLMANKRDKQDRSLVRQVLSANPAVTGIPATEQPENAEAALNGAAAKTRDMVWTKADRDRNDLLQNVPTHQRKLDSDSFVQMYINVNLAINFVLVLGKVVAVFSSNSVSLMASLVDSALDLLCTVVIFMTSKATAYRSWNTFYKYPVGKRRLEPLGVLIFSVLMVVSFLQVLLESINRLLTVMHHKYGTDSGLPPIGIFFMVLTIVIKSVMWVWCRHSKNSSVRAIAQDSENDVMFNIFSLVFPMLDKYLGWHVLDPIGGGLLSLYIISEWVATLADTTSKLTGKVASAQDVSRCLYLVSRFSLVQAISGFELYHAGDTMVAEVDVVLPLSFQLKEAHDLGEIITYCIESLSGIERAYIHLDYNPAGQSGHIGQRG
- a CDS encoding uncharacterized protein (TransMembrane:1 (i58-78o); COG:S; EggNog:ENOG503NUQU) → MVATRAWIAARGIGLQAAPRAALRARMAPIPMRRIEPVRVQARHASTARPLGTVSVKAGVLFAGLTALAFGLTVYGVWEYLAAFRVWPKELREPLRAALKAKNRGNLARSAKKFREALDIARSLEPRVLGADPVLKISGIAIALSDVLEQDNKFQDAALVYLDALDEVLGRGAYAADAAPPRTALERMRAVGLAQKIGDLAEHNGAVVPAFDDGVGRKTNDPAEGYLSWSVDELLRLLRSERAQGEEPTLLSELHLPPWVAKQDIGASVEALGAFYAARGVAEYAVPLYLQAISILLPAAGTGQKSAPPTVAERCRAAILMNNISQVLAQGKRPALPEGAPAPSASPLDQASAWATKGLDLATITSYRAGFLSSLPDDEQEWLLRFSGFDPAKVGLAPVVEAQNTERFDQVKNQCLGTQFVLLYNLAMYHEMRSDQDTARTLFRRAMRHADRLGLREARAQCARSLARMDRK
- the COQ4 gene encoding Ubiquinone biosynthesis protein (EggNog:ENOG503NU03; BUSCO:EOG092643VB; COG:H); the protein is MRGLVRVGGAARGVRALHVSAARLGDRHAHEEHEKPGYAIHAPFWERALLGAGSALGLLVNPSRGDLLSVLTQVSSYPNIDRLVQQMRQTHEGRRLMAARPSINSRTIDLPALWALPDDTFGKEWVRWLKANNVGPDGRCEARYMPTLETRYVIQRYRETHDFYHVLLGMPTSTLGETVVKYFEMAHMHLPVAALSALGGSLRLVNDDRRALFAKENATLTAQLQSLAPWAVRLGRNIRLPLIGIEWEKRWEQPLDELRVELGLDEPPPVVLDTMAPPRAPARPRATVAGRRFQGWPSKVWERHGPKDPRWST
- the CTU1 gene encoding cytosolic thiouridylase subunit Ctu1 (EggNog:ENOG503NVX5; COG:J; BUSCO:EOG09262IZ6) yields the protein MAPKLCALCEASRAVLRRPKTGQMVCKECFFYVFETEVHNTITSARLFSRGDRVAIGASGGKDSTVLAHVMKTLNERYDYGLELILLSIDEGITGYRDDSLETVKRNQEQYNMPLTVLGYKELYGWSMDDIVASVGRKNNCTFCGVFRRQALDRGAASLGVDHIVTGHNADDIAETILMNVLRGDIARLERCTEIITKGPELDEDAQGCGGGASFGGSGIKRSKPFKYAYEKEIVMYAYFKQLDYFSTECIYSPNAYRGYARTFLKDLESIRASSIIDIIHAGENLHVAGQVKRAVQRTCERCGYISSNALCKACVLLEALNRGNPALGIRSDKSRTVREERDENIGRTIPKWQGVQAASASANAW